From Solanum stenotomum isolate F172 chromosome 2, ASM1918654v1, whole genome shotgun sequence:
tattctCAGcgttaaatatttattatccaaatcattttttaagATATCATTTAATAGGAGATAGtttggtaatatatatatatatatatatcattaattttttttaatggatgtgtcaagtcaaatcgtgacaagtaaaagtaaaaaaaggaaataagatattttattttaatttttcaaatttattcttATTTACACATATCTAAGAAGCAAGGATTGGTTACTTAATTTCAAACTAGGTAGCTTTTAACAACTAATTTAAATCTATATAAAGACTATAAGATCCAAATATTTTATCACCACTTTCTTTTCACATCTCTAATTGCTATACCTACCAAAAAGAAATATGGGTTTGAAGGGCAAGTTGGTTACTTCAGTAGAGGTAAAGTGTGAAGGACACTCGATTCATGATATGTATCATACCAACACTTATCATATACGCAACATAAGTCCATTGGTCAACCATGTTGAGATTCACGAAGGTGAAATCTTTAAAGTTGATGCAGTTGTTAGCTGGAAATATGTTGAAGGTAACATAACTTTTACGCTTTCAATCTCTcacacactctctctctctcacattATGCATGATTTGCTTTCATCAATTTTCTATATAGATGTATTTCGTATAAtggaaatcatttttcaagaaaattatttttcgtGAAAAAGTTATTTGACGTTGTTTGATTAATTACCATAAATATATTCCAAGTAAAATGTTTTGTATCATATTTGAAAGTAATTTATTTCACTTGTGGGTGAAAgttatttctttaattaaaatattttaattttttactttattttactctctctaactaaaacttaaatattattaattattagcaCTAAAAATTTCCATTAATTAAAGAACCCTATGATCAGTCCAAGCTTCTCAAGCCTAAGATAGATCTtaggaaaatgaaaaatgagggaaaacaaaataaataagatgaTGGTATTATTTTGTGGATATTTAGATCCTTTATAAGGAATTAAACGTTTGAGTTTGtggtaacattttttttattttattttaatgattatAGATGGAAAAGAAAAGTTGCTTAAGGAAGTGATTGAAGCTATCGATCATCATGAGAAGTCAATCACCTGGAAAGTGATCGGAGGAGATGTGTTAGAATTGTATAATTCCTTCACTATTATCACatccaatgaacatgaatggaCTACAACAACACTTATCTAcgagaagaagaatgaagataCTCCAGAACCCCTCGCTCTCTTAAGTGCTTTCATAGAGGTGACCAAACATGTACAGGATCACCTTCTCATGAAATAAAATactaacaataacaataatatatatatagtgtgtgTTGCTGATAATTGATAATATTGGCTAGTTCTAGCTATCCtctgaaataaataatattgtttgaaagatatatattatgtatgtgaGCCTCCAGCTATGAATGCAATTATAACTACAACAAATATGTATTAATATGATATTCTCATTCTTTTTtgcatcttctttttttctttttttgtttccctAATGGTAATGCGGGGACTAATGGAGATTCCTTATGAGTATTGATTTAGGGTTGTGTAAGGTATGCAAGaaatatattgattttatttaattcaatatttagttaatcaaaatatttagaatattaattttttaagagaACCCATTTTCTTAAGTTAATCGAAAAATGACTTTAATTTTCTAATcttatggagaaatcattttTCAGTCGGCGCCAGACCCTCAGATTTGTGATGTAACATCGGAAAATTATACCATCTATTCTAACAATAGATTCATTCAAACAATATAGTACAATTcaatattatatcatataaatataatatattttgaaataatacgtaataacaataattatccAAAGAAGctgttaattttaaaaaatacgtgatttttttttacttctacaTTATTCAACTAATTTACAAACTCTATATAACTTTTGTATTTCTACATCAATTATAATATTGGTTCGATTTTCTCACCACACACTTGCGGTTATAGGATTTCTAGGTACATGACGTTActattttttgtaaataaatcaTAGTGTggtaatgaaaaaaaaacaaaaacaaaatagaaaaagcaactcaaaattttaaaacaatataatgCACTAAATTAAGCTTactaaattatgtttataaagtTGCTAAGTATAAGAAAAGTATATCAAGGTGaataatatttctttatttaagtATTATCTAAGTTCTAAATATTATTTGTCTTAAAAAGTGGACATATATTATAGGAAATACCTCAAGTAAATACTATTGGGGAACTTACATAAATTCCACTAGTTTATGATCTAATTATTTAGATATACTCTAGTTtacaatattttgtattttatcatatttttgtgCGTCCGGATACATCCAATTACattcagatatacatatatttcagTATACATGGGGTcgaatttgttctagatacattgtagtcaagtagattcgcatgtatctaggatacataacaaatctcggTCGCCTCTTTTCCATTTCGCTTGCCACTCTCGCATGTATATGGTAACTCATATACATGTGATCCACGCCACATACATACAGAtaatgtatctagtgtgattcacatgtatcttgGATACAtcatctcactcgcctctctccctattttaattatctggtagaaaaaatacatatatctaagtatatcttcctcaatatatggtggaaaactcttaattagtagTAACATacgtaatattttgaaagaaaatgtaaTAATAGTAAATATGGTAGTGAAGTGTataattatgtagtttttccaaTATTATTTATACAGAACTCTAAAGTTGAGAGCGTCTCTCTCAAACAGTCCGATCcaaattttatcaaaaacttTAGTATGAACACAAAACACCGAgtaaaaaaacattataaaattgATAAGGAAGGAAAATAACCAGTAACTTGGCAACATTCATTATATCTTAACTACATATAGCAACCATTAGAAATACATCCATAGAAAGATAGCTCATAGCTATCGAGTAACTTATGTAACGTGTTTTTCAAACacaatattatttattgaatGATTTCATATGCTAGCTAGAACTAGTCAATATTGTAAATTTTCATCACACATATTTTTATAGGGTAATtgaacatcaatttttttattttttgagaaagtgaCCCTCGATATCTTTAGTCAATTCAATGAAATAACCCAAGAAAGCGAGAGGGTCTGGGGTGGCTGCGGTTTTCTTCTCATATGCTAACATACATGTAGTCCACTGAGGTTCAAAAGATGAGATGATAGTAAAGGAGTTGTATAACTCCAACAGATCTCCTTCAATCACTTTCCAGgtaattgattttttcttattatcGACCGCTTCAATAACTTCCTTAAGAATCTTCAATTTTCCATCTATAATCATTAGAATAAGAAAATAGAAGAGTTGTTAGCTCTTAATTCACCTGTCCAATTcctcattaataaaaaaaatggggaaaagggacaaatatacccttgaactatcgtaaatggtatgcagatatattgtgtcatacttttgggatattgatgcccctgtcgtccaaaaactagaacataaataccctttatactaacggacatacacgtgtcataatcttatccatcgacccaacatttattaaatatcagaTCGACGAataagattgtgccacgtgtccatatttagtcttccgttagagtgaagagTATATATGTTCTAGTTTTTGAACAGTAGAGGTACCAATGCCCCAAAAATATGATGGAGGGTATCTGTATATCATTTACGTTaatttgggggtatatttgtcctttttcccaataaaaaataaagcattCAGAAAATAATTATACCTTCATCTTGTCTATTTTGTTTTTCCTAATTTTCTCCAAAAATTATATGATGTTCATTTTTTATTACCAAATatttaataacttgttaaaaaaCAACTCATGCCCCACATGCATGTGGAAggagttatttttcttttttggaaaaaatgataaatatacccTCGAACTATCGTATATGGTATGCAGATgtcctccgtcatacttttgggatattggtgcccatgccgtccaaaaactagagcatatatgtcattcactctaacggaagactaaatagggacacgtgtcACAATCTTATCCCTcaatccgatatttaataaatgtcgaaTCGGAaaataagattatgacacgtgtatttccattagtataaagggtatatatgctctagtttttggatggcaGGGGCAActaatgtcccaaaagtataatGGAGGGaatttgcataccatttataATAGTTTGGggcatatttatcatttttcccttcttttttttgatGCAAAATATTTTGTGGTAATCAAACACCGTCAAAaaactttttcttaaaaaaactattttattacttttgaaaaagACTAAACATACATATAAGTGAAAAAACATGCACTTATtttcatacatacatacatacaataTGAGAGAGAGTGAAGAAAGGTGTGTTACCAACGTAATATTTCCAGCTTACTATCGAACCAACTTTTATGATTCCACCttgatgaatttcaaaatgatTGACGTTCCTAGGACTAATGTTGGGTACATGATGAGTATTAGAGTGGAAAAGATCATAAATCAAATGTCCATCACACTTCACTTCTACTGAAGCAGTCAACTTGcctttcacactcatattttttcttttcgatGTAGCAAAATTAATGTCGTGGAAAGAATGTGGTGAGAAAATGCTTGGAAGTTGTCCTTAAAAAGGTTTTAATTGTGTGAAAAACCTACTAGAGATATTATCCACAAAACATATAGGATCGTTATGTGGGGTGTATAAGATAGCATGTGAATATGATATATTAGTTATGTTTATATTGGTTATGctaatattatttcttatgcaaTGTTTGTTTTGGTATATCAAAAAGAGAGAAGTATTAAAGCACCCACGAACTTGGCGCGGATTATTGGTTTCATCCCTGAACTATTGATCGACTTAAAAACACCCTATACTTGACGAACTAAGCTTAAATACACCCCTCCCGGGCTACATGATACAACAAGTGATTACACTCTCTTTAAACGGGTGAAAAGTTACAAAAACGACACATcagaatttttatttatttattttttcattcaatttttaattacCAGCAGCTACTATAATACCCTTTTTCTTCCTATTTAACTTCTCCTCCATTAAAACTAACCTCAAAACAAGATTTAAGATGAGCCAAAATATGGCAGCAAATGAAGCCctagaaaatttcaaattgaaatttaatCCTTAAGACTAACGCgaacaaaaccctaacaaaataaagaaaagcaGATCCTTACCAATACTTTAATCAATGTTTTAAGCTTAAAACCCTTTGATTTCCATGGAAATCAAAGGGTTATGTTGTGAGATTGGAGAAAGCTTTTGGTAGGAAGAGAGGGGAGATAGGTTGAAAATTTTTGGTTGGGAAGAGATTGGAGACAAAACccctctttttaaaatttattttatgttaatttttttaattaaagaaataccagaattatatatataagctacattagtttaaaattttcacGTGTAGCGCGTGAATGACACATTATTGTGTATGAAATGGGAGAGTGTAGTTAAGCTTAGCTCGCCAAGTATAGGGGTGTTTTTAAGCTATCAATTGTTCAGGGATGATACCAATAATTCGCGCAAAGTTGAGGGGTGTTTTTAATGCTTATCTCTATCAAAATAATGTGTTCAatcattctaatttttttatttacaaaaatacctcCGCAAATATGGTGGAAAGTATGTAAAAGGTTTTGAGGGACACTTGTgtctttaaccatgctaatgcatgctTTATAACTCGTTGCATTACTAATATCATGAATTTCTATCTATAAATTATACATACCTTAATACtgaatagagtgtataactaaatGCAAGTGGTATTTATACATAGGTTGAAAAAGTGCATTAAAGAAGATACTCATAATACACAAAATGACATTATcattacaccaataataaaaaaatataatttatagaaaaaaatacttttgaaataaTAACAATCAAAATTAACGCTCGAAGCATACATTTTTATGGCAGGGCATATGCCCTATGGAACTCGCCTTTACTTTAcacttcaaaatatttttggtatACCCCGCCCTGGGACTCACTAGAATTCTAAATTCCATGACCattgagtttaatttttatgttctttCATTTGGGAATTTGTTCTTCTCTAGGGAGCTTTCTTATCAGGAAGCATATTTTTCAAgattatgaatttgaaattttgtatgGTTGAAAAATTTGACAAACAAGTGTAAGGCTTAAACGGATGAGTTATAAAGACGAAGCATATTTATTATGTAAAAGTTGATGTTGTATTTATAGAATTCTATTCCGATGTCCCATAATGGATCAAGATTCTAAATATTCTTTGCAAGAATAAAGGTTCCCTTTGAAAGCGGGTAAATATAATTTTCGATTTcccttttcatgtttaaaatacCAATTTAATTATTCTACATGTGAAAGGTAACATTAATGTGTCCGCTAACAGAAATGATCCTATAAAGGAAATTTGAATTTAGTCGGTCTCAATGCTAAGATCAAACATCGttgtgaggaaaaaaaaaaacacaattatGTGTAATACAGTTTAACCTCGTTATGGTGATTTGCGGTAGTGTTTGTCTAAAAATTTCATGTTTTCTATAGtgagttattattatatacgCATACTGACATTTCACATTTAGATcttaatatgtattataacaAAAGAATGCATTATTTGTTAAtcaatttaaccaaaaaaaaaagaaaagttaagaaGACAAACACAAAATCAAGCCCAATCCATCCAAGAATAACTGGCCCATTTGTTAACTCATTTCAACCCAGTTCAATTCATTAAAAAATGATGGAAAAATTGTaggaaataacaaactattaattcaaattaaatgctatagccatagtttattttatttgtaattcgcagcaaacatttcctttttttgccatctgattcggtatacaattagccattatatacatttcggtataaaatgcatttgtgtttgtataaagcgagagaaaagtgtatatacaaatacaaatacatatattttcgtcctatacacttttaattatacaaatacagatcttactatacaaattacaatgtataaatgaatttatacaaaactgaacaatttgtataaaattggatgtttgtagcgaattatacaatcaaaagctccataacaaacataaaatttgttatggagcgcaattatgcaaactatagttataacatacaattatgatttttatgtttgctatatgtgaaagttgctcaaaaaTGATTTAATATGTAGCCCAGACTgactcataaatttttttgtctatatatttataaaaaatattttttttagttaatatgTCATATGTAGCTGtaatatagagagagaaaaatcgGTACTAAAATGTTATAACTGagcaaataaaacaattaaaacttaataaaaattgaatGAGTTGAGTTATGACCCGCATTTTGCCTAGTCACATAGACGGGTCAATAATCATTCCATTAATAAATTCAACTCATTTTAACCTGTCTAAATTCAGTCCCACCAATCCATATGACACCTTACCAATATCATTTTCTTGTGAAGTTGTCCATAATTGATAGGCACCACTTTGATACAAAAATTTTTAGATACGTAAAATTGATCGTAAAATTTGATATGTACATGACATTAATGAtgattatcataaatattttaacaaattattttaatgtgtGCCAATGTAGCCCTTGTGGCCATTGGTCTCTCATTCCCGCACAcatcatttatatgtatctttatGATTTAATTTTCAATGATGCTAAATAAGGGAAGTGATCTTGGgtcttattatattttactaACTATAATAAGCGATTTCATATTATAACTCTACAATCTAAGAAAGTAAATTTAGTATCTCAACTCAACACTAAGTATTTTACTCTCAATGAAAATAAACTCTCTAGTTGTACAATTCTCACAACCTCAccaataatcaacaataataagatttaaaaaattagaaaaatgacTCCCCTAATACGTAGATAAAAATACAAGTTCCATTAATAATATCAAAGCTTATTATCTCCTCCCAATCCCAAACAACGCCCCAACCCCTACCCCTTTGCTACTCCACTCCTTGACTACCCGGACCACCCATCTTCCCACTCCTATCTCGCCATCATAATGTTTTTCTGAATTACTAGATCTGAAatgcccgtgctatgcacgggcccaacaggtaagattttgaaaaaataatcacAACTTTTCTCTATCATAGTTTGATTATAATGAACAAATATTGTTGCTATACAAATAAAAGAACAGGATATAATATTGTTGaactatttttataaatacataaaagTCCCAGAAGTACAAATACTAAGATAAATACATCATTAGAATTTCTCTCATGCTCAATTCACGATGCTCCCTAATAGACAAACACTTGCAAGAGAGCTAGCAGCAAATCTAAAATTGTTATAAGCTTTATTATAGAACTTTATTGTTGCAAACCAGAGACATTATTGAAGTCATACTCAACAGTCATAAGATGACATTCATTTTTAGAATGACTCAGAGATTTCAGTGGTAGTTCAATTTGGTATTTGCTTAGCCCAAACTTCAAAGGGATGTACTCATAGAGGAGTTTACATATTcattgccaaaaaaaaaacaaaattatgatttcaatttttcatttgtacTACAATTAACACCTCAACTTAAGGCCTATTCGTATAagcataataatatttttagaaataacagaaatatatagaaaaattcaAAGTAAATAAAAGTCCAAGAAGCTcttcaaaatagaaaaatagaagtACCTCCATTCCCAAAGCAAGAGCTTCTGAATGACTTGTTTTCTCATTTGCTTTTCTAGCTCTTTCTTCCAACTATTTCCTCTCTGGCTTATAGTCAGAACTATGAATTTGTATCAATGTACTGCAAGATATTTCTTTACCTTAAGTTTTCTCATATCAACAATTATTATCCTAGTAGTACAAATATATACTCAAAACACATTATATCATTCAAAGTAAACATAAAAAGCTTAACGGAGGTAAAACACTCACTTCGAAGCCTCATTCGTCTTCTTTCTTCTAATTGTAGGTATCATAGAAAAGCtgacattttattattttctcaacaCTGTAATGCCTACAAAAAATGTCATGTTTGAAgtaatcaaacacaaaaaaagtCTCATGCTTCATGAGCTTGTTGTTACATGTCATGAAATTAAACTTCTACCTTCCCTTCCATTCGGTAGGTAGAGAATACATTACTTTATCTTTAAATGAAGGATGTTCGAGTATATTCTAGTGTCTAGCAAATCAACAATCACACCCTCACCATAGTTTAGCGTATttcaaaatcctaaattttgatgTAATTCAAAAAAACGTGTACAATGAGTTGTCTGTACTCACAATAGCCTTTGAGGTCTTATGAAAATAAAACCTAACTTTTTTTCCAATG
This genomic window contains:
- the LOC125857245 gene encoding kirola-like, with protein sequence MGLKGKLVTSVEVKCEGHSIHDMYHTNTYHIRNISPLVNHVEIHEGEIFKVDAVVSWKYVEDGKEKLLKEVIEAIDHHEKSITWKVIGGDVLELYNSFTIITSNEHEWTTTTLIYEKKNEDTPEPLALLSAFIEVTKHVQDHLLMK
- the LOC125857235 gene encoding kirola-like, with product MSVKGKLTASVEVKCDGHLIYDLFHSNTHHVPNISPRNVNHFEIHQGGIIKVGSIVSWKYYVDGKLKILKEVIEAVDNKKKSITWKVIEGDLLELYNSFTIISSFEPQWTTCMLAYEKKTAATPDPLAFLGYFIELTKDIEGHFLKK